The Stenotrophomonas indicatrix DNA segment TCGCCCCCGCATTGGACAATGCCCAACATGGCGTGCGGCGCCTGCGGCACACCTTGGACCAAATGCTCGCGTTGGTGCGTGCCGACAGTCCTGACATGCTCGAACAATCGTCTGTCTCGCTTGCCGATGTCTTGGCCGACAGCGTGCTTGCTGTAGCGCCGCAGCAGAGATCGCGGATCGAGCTGGGCGATCACGGCGAGGACATCACCGTTGCCATGCCCCGGCCCTTGCTGCAAACCGCCGTCAAGAACCTGCTCGACAACGCGCTTCGCTACTCGCCGGTCGATACCAAGGTGGCTCTTCGAATGTCCTGGGATAAGGATCGCCGCCGCTGCCTGCTCTCAGTGTTAGACCGCGGCCCGGGGCTGAGTGCCGACCAAGCGGAACAGATTGGTCGGCGTTTCTGGCGTGGCGATCACGAAAGGGCGGGCGCCGAAGGCTCGGGTCTAGGAATCTCCATCGTTCGCACGATCGTCGAGCGCTTCGGTGGGCGGTTGGAGTTCGTTGCCCGCGACGGCGGCGGCCTAGAGGTGTTGCTGGACCTGCCCGCGCACGCGCCGACCTTGCCGCCGTGAACTCCCCCATCGGGCTATCCGCCCGCCCCGGATTCCCCTCCGTTGTCAGCGTGGCCCCAAGATGTCCACAAGATCTTCGCCTTGCGGCATCCCGTTGATCTTCCTCAAGCTGCCATCGGGCAGCTTCACGACTACCCCTGGCGTGCCACGGAACCCCTGGGCAAACATCAGCAACTGATGTTCGTCCAGCTTGGTTTTGATCCCAGCTGGAACCGCAGCGACGGGCTTGATCCCGCCGCGATCATAGTTTTGCTCGTTCTCCAGGAGCGCCGCCGACGGATCGCCTGCCCCCATGATGGCCGCAGCCTTCCCTGGGCTATCGGCCTTGATCATGCCAACCATGATGTGCCGAAGCTGCACTTTGCCGGCGGACACCCAAGGCCGGGCCGCCTCCCAGAACCTATGGCAGTAAGGGCAGTTGGCATCGCTGAAGGTGTAGATGATCCGGGGCGCATCTGCCTTCCCGTCCAGCACCCATGCCGACTTGCCCAGCTCCGCCCATGCCTTCTCCCCCATGGGACGGGCAACTAGCGCTTGCAACGTCTCCTCGTCAGCCGGCTGTCCCTGCGGCGTGAGTCGGGTGCCCACAATCGCAGAGCCGTCGGCGGTTACATAGACGCCGATTGGGCGATCACCAGCCGACCCAGCGAACGCCCGAAGCCCAGGGCCTGCATCGAAACTGTCGACGATATTGATACCCTGGCCTTCGAGGGTAGACAGCACCTCAGGACGACCAGCTCCAGCGGGCTTGGCCTCACGATTGATGCCTTGCGTGGGCGCATTAGAGCCTGATCCCGCTGGCGCCGCCTGCGAGCACCCGCTGAGCAGGCCGAGTCCGAGTGCCACGGCGGCTAGGCTGAAAAACTGAGATGGCTTCATTTGGATTCCTTGGAGGTGGTAGTTGAACGGGAATGCGAAGGGAAATAGCGCTGTAGCTTTCCCTCCAGGCCAGCACGGGTCATCTCTCCCAGGTGGATGTCCAGCAAGCGGCCGTCGTGGTCGAACATGGCCGTGGTGGGCAACGCCCGCGTATTCAACGCCTGCATCGTGGAGGAGCTGGAATCCAGCAGCACATGCGGGAAATGCAGGCCGCTGTTGCGCAGAAATGCTTCTGCATCCGCCGCAGATTCGCCTTGGTTGACCATCAGGAAGGTCACTTCGGGATGGCGGGCCTGCGCTGCGTGGAACGCCGGCATTTCGCGCCGGCAAGGCGGGCACCATGTGGCCCATAGGTTGACCACCACCGGGGCACCCGCGTGATCGCGCAGCGACACCGGCTGTCCGGAAACATCGACGAGGGTCAGCTCTGGTAGCGGCGGCGCTGAACGCAGCAGCAGCCCGTGAACGCCTGAGAGCATCAGCCATACGCAGAGCGCGGCAGTTACTCCCGCTCCCGCTGCAATTCCGGTGGAGCGCGCGCGTCTTGCGCGCCACGCAATGAAAGCGATCGCCATGGGCGCGCCTACCCACCACACGAATCCGCCATCGCCGACGGTCAGCATGCTCCATGGCGCCGCCGCATACTCGTCCCACCAGCGAACGATGTAGGCCAGTCGTGCCGACAGTGCACCGACCAAAAAGGCATCGAAGAACAGCGACGTTGCGGCACGTGGCGGCGCCGACGCCGGCGAGCGCCCGAGCCGTCGCGCCACCCACCATCCCGCGAGGATGCCCGCCACCGCCAGCAGGATCTTCATCGATACAGGACCGAGTCCGTTCACGGCACGCCCGCCGCATCCAGGCGGCCAAGGAAGCCGGCCGCCGAGATTTCCCCGACCACGCGCTGCGCACGTCGCTCTTGACCATCCGGATCAATCAGGATGAGTGTCGGCGGCCCCATCACGCCCCACCGCTTCAGTAGCGCCTGGTCGGAAGCATCGTTGCGGGTCACATCCGGCCGCACGATCTGCATCGACGACAAGCGCGTGCCTACGACGGGGTCGCCGAAGACGTTGCGCTCGATCACGTGGCAGCTCACGCACCAATCGGCGTAGAAGTCGATCAGGGTCCACTGTCCTTGCCTACCGGCGGCCGCGATGTGTGCCTCCACGTCCTGCACCGTCTTGGCCTGTTTGTACTCCAGGCGACTGCCGGCGACTACAGCCCCGCTCCGGTCGCCGGCAAGGTGCTCCAATGGCTGTAGCACCGATGTGCCACCCGAGGCACCACCGGCCACCAGCACGACCGCCCACACGCCCATACCAGCGGCGACCGACCTCACGAGCCAGGCGAGCCGCGGGCGTTGCGTCGTCGCGCCCCAGGCGACCAGCCCCACGGTCACGGCGACCGCGAGCAGACCCCACAGAATCAGCGCACTCCACGCAGGAAGGAAGCGCGAAAGCATGCTGATCGCCATGCCCAGCATCAGGTAACCAAACGCTATCCTGACGCGCTCCATCCACGGCCCAGGCGTTGGCAGAATGCGGGCGCCGAACGCGGCGATCAGCACCAGCGGCAGTCCCATGCCCACGCCAAGCGCGAACAACGCAAGGCCGCCGTGGAAGGCGCTGCCAGTCTGGCCGATGTAGAGCAGCGCACCGGCAAGTGGCGCGGTCATGCACGGCCCCACCAGTAGCGCCGACAGAAGTCCGAGCACCGCAGCACCGGGCACGCTGCCTCCGGGCCGCTGCCCCGCCCGGTCAAGGCGACGCGTCAGCCAGGTCGGGAGCTGAAGTTCGAATGCACCGAACAACGACGCGGCAAGCACCACAAACAGCAGCGCGAAGGCGCCCAGCAACAACGGCGATTGCAGCGTTGCCTGTAGGTTTGACCCGGCAAGACCGGCAGCGACCCCCAGTGCTGCATAAGTTGCCGCCATTGCCAGGACGTAGGCACTGGACAGCAGCGCGGCGCGACGTGGCGTGGCCTGCACGCCGACCACGATGGTCGAGACGATGGGAATCATGGGCAGCGTGCATGGCGTAAACGCCAGCAACAGTCCAAGCCCGAAGAACAACGCCGCAGCCGATACTGGCCCCAGCGACGCAAGGCGCGAGGCAGTCTGCTGGTCCTCGGCAGCACCGTCATGGTCCTGCACGGTTGTTGTGAGCAATCTATCCGCTGCGGCATCAACGGGGACCGGGGTGCCATCGGCCGCTGGCAAGCTCGGGGCTGTCTGCTGCGACGAATCCTGGACAGCTGCTGTGGGCGCCGTGGCGGTGGGCGGGGCCGATGCCACGCGATTGCCTTTCGGCGGTGCAATGACTGCTTCTGAGACGCTCTTACCCACCGCTGCAGCGGGCATCTGCGATGTCTTGGGCACCTCAAGCGCCACTGCCTGCGGCGGGTAGCAGATGCCCTGGTCCGCACAGCCCTGCCAATGCAAGGTCGCCGGCCCGGGTGCGGCGCCGGTCAACTCAATGTGCAGATCGCCCGCTGTGTAAACCTCGGTCTCGCCGAAGAACTCGTCCTGCTTGGACACGCCCTTCGGCAACCGCAGGGTCTGCTCCTGCCCAGCGCTGTCGATCAGCTTCAACGAGGGGCGGTAGACGTAATACCCTTCCGCGACCCGGGCGAGGGTTCTGATGCCGGCCACTCCATCGGTCGTTGCCGGCTGCACCCGAAAGACTGACTCCGCAGGCAGGAAGTCCGCCTGTTGCTGGCCAGGTTGCCAACTCAGGCCAGGGGCGCCCATGGCGGCGATGCTCGCAGACGCGAGCACAATCACTACGACGATGGTTCGGAACAACAGCATGCGCTTCCAAGAGTCTTCTTCAACGCCCGAGATTGCCACCAGCCACTTAAGCCAGAATTAAGTGCGATTCGCCCCAGATACCGATCGCTACGAGAGCGCATTTGGGCATACTGACGGCGGTCTATTCCATACAGGTGCCGCGTGAGGGTGTTGCTGGTCGAAGATGACGTGCTGATTGCCAACGGAATTTGCAGTGGGCTGAGAGTCTTCGGCATTGAAGTGACGCACGCGGCCACTGCGTCAGATGCTGAAGCCATCTACGTTGATGACTCCTTTGCTGCGGTGGTGTTGGATCTGGGACTTCCGGATGCCGAAGGGTTGGATCTGATCAGTGTCTTTAGATCGGTGGAGACGCACCTGCCGGTGCTGATCCTGTCTGCGCGTGATGCCATCGAGTCCCGCGTTTCCGGGCTACAGGGCGGTGCCGACGATTACCTCGTCAAGCCCTTCGACTTGCGGGAGCTCGCTGCGCGCCTTTATGCACTTGTCAGACGCACGCAAGGTCGCACCTCGCAGACTGTCGCTGCTGGGCCCCTCAAACTGGAGCCCGCAAGCGGCTTGGCGTGGCTGGACGGCAACCCGGTCACTCTGTCGCGGAGGGAAATTGACCTGCTCACCGAGCTAGCTAGTGCGGACGGGAGGTGGATCTCTCCCGAAGCATTGGTTGAGAAACTCTTCGGTTTGGCAACCGAGTCCGGCACAAACACCCTCAATGTTCATATTCACAATGTGCGCCGAAAGCTGGGAAGCGAAGCCATCAGCACAGCCAGGGGAATGGGATACCGGCTTGGGTGGGCGCTGGACAGCGATCCTCGCTAATCATGTGTAACCACCACGCAGGGGGCCGTGTAGCGATCTGCTTGCCCCCAACTTTGACGGCCATTTATGGTCCAACCTACGCGCCTGGCAAGCAGTCCAAGCAACTTTCCGGCGGCGGCGGTGGGATGACCAGCTTGCGCTGTATTTGACGCAAAGCCGTCCGAACACCTTCCTCGACAACCGGGTGATAGAACGGGCTGTCGATCATCTGCTGGACGGTATCTCGCCGCTGAACGCTCCACGACAGCAGGTGGCCAATGTGTTCGGCCGATGGGCCGACCATCTCTGCACCCAAGAAGGTTCCTGTGGCGCTGTCGGCGTAGACACGGATTACTCCGTGGTTCTCCAGCATGACCCGGCTGCGCCCCTGATCAACGAACGATGCCTCTCCAACCTCAAACGTGGCGCCACTCTCGGTCAACTGCCGGAAGGTAGCGCCTGCCATCGTGATCTGGGGGTTGGAAAATACGATCCCCAGAGGCGCCCTGCGCGGGCGTGGGCGCACGTTTGGATAGCGGCCCGCGTTGTCGCCTGCGATGCGGCCGTCGTCTGCGGCCTCATGAAGGATATCGGCCATCCCATTGGCATCCCCGGCAACGAAGATGTGCGGGCAGGTGCTCTGACCGGTAGCGCGGTCGACGATGGGCAGCCCGTAGCTGTCCAAACCGATACCGGCTTTGTCCAAGCCGATTCCGAGCATGTTGGGCTTACGACCTGTCGCGGCAATCAAGAAGTCGAATGTCTCGGTGCTGCGAACACCCTCAGAATTCTCGGAGACCACTAATACGCGACCATCCTCCGTGAGCGAGGGTGTGACCTTTGCGCCCAGGCTCACAGGAACTTCTTCAGAGAAGATGCGCGTGGCCTCCGCCGCAACCACTGGGTCGCTCAGCGGTCCGATGAAGCGACTGCGACCGTAAAGGCGAACCGTCACTCCAAGGCGATGCAGGGCCTGTGCCAACTCAAGGCCGATGACCCCGCTGCCAACAACGGCCACTGAGCTGGGCAGATCAGTCCACTCAAAAACGTCATCGTTCACAAGAAGCCTGTCGCCCAGCGCCTCACGCCATCCCTCCGGAACGAAGGGGCTGGACCCTGTCGCTACAACGATGCGATCAGCTTCGACGATGGTAGATGATCCGACCAGAAGCTCATGAGCGGAGAGGAACGTCGCCTTGCCGCGCAGCCGGTGTTCCTCCGGCCACGCTTCTACCGACTCCACAACGAAGCCGACGAAGCGATCGCGCTCGCGGCGCACCCGAGCCATTACTTCCCGTCCGTCGACCTTGATTGCTCCAGGCATGACGCCAAAGCTCGGCGCCAACGTCAGCGTATGAGCAGCATCTGCGGCACTGATGAGCAGCTTGCTTGGCATGCAGCCAACCCTGGCACAGGTGGTGCCATAGACGCCACCTTCAATCACCACAAGGCTGTCGGTATGCGCTTTGGCCGCGCGGTAGGCCGTCATGCCAGCACTGCCGGCGCCAATGATTGCAACATCAACCTTGATACGAGTCATCTGATACCTCTTTTCGCCAGTGCATTGCAGTGGATTGCAGCACGATCGGCGGAGAATGAATCGACCTCAACTTGTGAACGGCTGATTCAAACATTTGGGAGTATTCGGTTGTCGACTATTGGCGTGCGCTATCGAGTCGCTTCTGAGCCCACTGCGCGATACGCGGTGCGGACAACGAGCCCAGGAGCCGGCCTACTTCTTGACCTTGCTCGTCATACATCAGGAGCATCGGCACAGCAGCGACCTTCAACGAGTCCAACAGCTGCGGATCCGTCGCTGCATTCACCTTGAGGAACCGGGCCTTTGTGCCCATTGCCTCGGCGGCGGTAGCGAAAGCAGGCTCCATCGTCTTGCAGGGAGGACACCATGGTGCCCCTATGTAGAGCAGAAGAGGATCGGCTGTGGAGCGCGCAATGCGGTTGAATCCCATGGCGTTCACTTCTTCCACCTTCCCAGCCCATGAAGGCACGGACGTGTTCATCGCTTCACCTTCTTTGCTAGGCGGGCGCCCCACAGAGGGCGCCCGCTTGGTTATGGCTTACTCGCCCTTTACGAACGGAGCGATCTGCTCGTGCAAAGCCTGCTTAGGCATCGCGCCGACGATCTCCTTGGCGACCTTGCCATCCACGAACACTTTCAAGGTGGGGATGGACCGCACCCCATATCGCTGAGCCAATTCCGGGTTCTGATCGATATCGACCTTGACCACCTGGAGCTTGCCTTCAAGCTCATCGGATATCTCTTCCAAGAAAGGCGCGATGGCTCGGCAAGGTGGGCACCACGGGGCCCAGAAGTCCACCAGCACCGGCGTCTTGCTTTCAAGGACGTCGGACTCGAAGTCGAAAGTCGTTGTGCTACGGGTTGCCATGTCACACCTCATCTGTGGCCCGCACGCGCGGGGTGGTTGATCAGACGACTGCTGCGTCGGCGCGAGCGCCATCGTAGGTCGGATAGTCGGTGTAGCCCTTTGCCCCGATCACGCCGTAGAAGGTCGACGGATCAGGCTTTGCCAGCGGCCAGCCGTTCTTCATCCGCTCCACCAGGTCGGGGTTGGAGATAAAGTTGGTGCCGAACGCAATCAGGTCGAGCTCGCCCTTGGCCAGTTCCGCCTCGGCCAGCTCCTGGGTGAACCCGCCTGCACCGATCAGCGTGCCCTGGTAAGCCTTCCGGAACGCCGCGCCAAAGCCGGCAGGCGTGCCCGCTGCCGAGATCG contains these protein-coding regions:
- a CDS encoding thioredoxin family protein, with the protein product MNTSVPSWAGKVEEVNAMGFNRIARSTADPLLLYIGAPWCPPCKTMEPAFATAAEAMGTKARFLKVNAATDPQLLDSLKVAAVPMLLMYDEQGQEVGRLLGSLSAPRIAQWAQKRLDSARQ
- a CDS encoding response regulator, which translates into the protein MLLVEDDVLIANGICSGLRVFGIEVTHAATASDAEAIYVDDSFAAVVLDLGLPDAEGLDLISVFRSVETHLPVLILSARDAIESRVSGLQGGADDYLVKPFDLRELAARLYALVRRTQGRTSQTVAAGPLKLEPASGLAWLDGNPVTLSRREIDLLTELASADGRWISPEALVEKLFGLATESGTNTLNVHIHNVRRKLGSEAISTARGMGYRLGWALDSDPR
- a CDS encoding prolipoprotein diacylglyceryl transferase family protein, translating into MKILLAVAGILAGWWVARRLGRSPASAPPRAATSLFFDAFLVGALSARLAYIVRWWDEYAAAPWSMLTVGDGGFVWWVGAPMAIAFIAWRARRARSTGIAAGAGVTAALCVWLMLSGVHGLLLRSAPPLPELTLVDVSGQPVSLRDHAGAPVVVNLWATWCPPCRREMPAFHAAQARHPEVTFLMVNQGESAADAEAFLRNSGLHFPHVLLDSSSSTMQALNTRALPTTAMFDHDGRLLDIHLGEMTRAGLEGKLQRYFPSHSRSTTTSKESK
- the trxA gene encoding thioredoxin gives rise to the protein MATRSTTTFDFESDVLESKTPVLVDFWAPWCPPCRAIAPFLEEISDELEGKLQVVKVDIDQNPELAQRYGVRSIPTLKVFVDGKVAKEIVGAMPKQALHEQIAPFVKGE
- the dsbD gene encoding protein-disulfide reductase DsbD; the encoded protein is MLLFRTIVVVIVLASASIAAMGAPGLSWQPGQQQADFLPAESVFRVQPATTDGVAGIRTLARVAEGYYVYRPSLKLIDSAGQEQTLRLPKGVSKQDEFFGETEVYTAGDLHIELTGAAPGPATLHWQGCADQGICYPPQAVALEVPKTSQMPAAAVGKSVSEAVIAPPKGNRVASAPPTATAPTAAVQDSSQQTAPSLPAADGTPVPVDAAADRLLTTTVQDHDGAAEDQQTASRLASLGPVSAAALFFGLGLLLAFTPCTLPMIPIVSTIVVGVQATPRRAALLSSAYVLAMAATYAALGVAAGLAGSNLQATLQSPLLLGAFALLFVVLAASLFGAFELQLPTWLTRRLDRAGQRPGGSVPGAAVLGLLSALLVGPCMTAPLAGALLYIGQTGSAFHGGLALFALGVGMGLPLVLIAAFGARILPTPGPWMERVRIAFGYLMLGMAISMLSRFLPAWSALILWGLLAVAVTVGLVAWGATTQRPRLAWLVRSVAAGMGVWAVVLVAGGASGGTSVLQPLEHLAGDRSGAVVAGSRLEYKQAKTVQDVEAHIAAAGRQGQWTLIDFYADWCVSCHVIERNVFGDPVVGTRLSSMQIVRPDVTRNDASDQALLKRWGVMGPPTLILIDPDGQERRAQRVVGEISAAGFLGRLDAAGVP
- a CDS encoding dihydrolipoyl dehydrogenase, whose protein sequence is MTRIKVDVAIIGAGSAGMTAYRAAKAHTDSLVVIEGGVYGTTCARVGCMPSKLLISAADAAHTLTLAPSFGVMPGAIKVDGREVMARVRRERDRFVGFVVESVEAWPEEHRLRGKATFLSAHELLVGSSTIVEADRIVVATGSSPFVPEGWREALGDRLLVNDDVFEWTDLPSSVAVVGSGVIGLELAQALHRLGVTVRLYGRSRFIGPLSDPVVAAEATRIFSEEVPVSLGAKVTPSLTEDGRVLVVSENSEGVRSTETFDFLIAATGRKPNMLGIGLDKAGIGLDSYGLPIVDRATGQSTCPHIFVAGDANGMADILHEAADDGRIAGDNAGRYPNVRPRPRRAPLGIVFSNPQITMAGATFRQLTESGATFEVGEASFVDQGRSRVMLENHGVIRVYADSATGTFLGAEMVGPSAEHIGHLLSWSVQRRDTVQQMIDSPFYHPVVEEGVRTALRQIQRKLVIPPPPPESCLDCLPGA
- the dsbG gene encoding thiol:disulfide interchange protein DsbG yields the protein MKPSQFFSLAAVALGLGLLSGCSQAAPAGSGSNAPTQGINREAKPAGAGRPEVLSTLEGQGINIVDSFDAGPGLRAFAGSAGDRPIGVYVTADGSAIVGTRLTPQGQPADEETLQALVARPMGEKAWAELGKSAWVLDGKADAPRIIYTFSDANCPYCHRFWEAARPWVSAGKVQLRHIMVGMIKADSPGKAAAIMGAGDPSAALLENEQNYDRGGIKPVAAVPAGIKTKLDEHQLLMFAQGFRGTPGVVVKLPDGSLRKINGMPQGEDLVDILGPR